A single Streptomyces sp. 2114.4 DNA region contains:
- a CDS encoding tRNA (adenine-N1)-methyltransferase: MSEPTGAARRRGPFKVGDQVQLTDPKGRHYTFTLEEGKSFHTHKGAFPHDELIGAPEGSVVRTTGNVAYLALRPLLPDYVLSMPRGAAVVYPKDAGQILAMADIFPGARVVEAGVGSGSLSSFLLRAIGDDGMLHSYERRADFAEIATQNVERYFGGPHPAWTLTVGDLQDNLSDTDVDRVILDMLAPWECLEAVSKALVPGGILCAYVATTTQMARTVEAIREHGTFNEPSAWETMVRTWHVEGLAVRPDHRMIGHTGFLLTARRLADGVEPPLRRRRPAKGAYGEDYTGPGKDQAAAPKGSSAERG, encoded by the coding sequence ATGTCCGAACCGACCGGTGCCGCCCGCCGTCGCGGGCCCTTCAAGGTCGGGGACCAGGTCCAGCTCACCGATCCCAAGGGACGCCACTACACCTTCACGCTCGAAGAGGGAAAAAGCTTCCACACCCACAAGGGAGCTTTCCCCCACGACGAGCTGATCGGTGCTCCCGAGGGCAGCGTTGTCCGTACCACCGGGAACGTCGCCTACCTCGCGCTGCGCCCGCTGCTCCCCGACTATGTCCTGTCCATGCCCCGCGGCGCCGCCGTGGTCTACCCCAAGGACGCGGGGCAGATCCTGGCGATGGCCGACATCTTCCCCGGCGCCCGCGTCGTCGAGGCAGGTGTGGGCTCCGGCTCGCTCAGCAGCTTCCTGCTGCGCGCCATCGGCGACGACGGCATGCTGCACTCCTACGAGCGCCGCGCCGACTTCGCCGAGATCGCCACCCAGAACGTCGAGCGCTACTTCGGCGGACCGCACCCCGCATGGACGCTCACCGTCGGTGACCTCCAGGACAACCTCTCCGACACCGACGTCGACCGCGTCATCCTCGACATGCTCGCCCCCTGGGAGTGCCTGGAGGCCGTCTCCAAGGCCCTGGTCCCCGGTGGCATCCTCTGCGCCTACGTCGCGACGACGACGCAGATGGCCCGCACGGTCGAGGCGATCCGCGAACACGGCACCTTCAACGAGCCCTCGGCCTGGGAAACCATGGTCCGCACCTGGCACGTCGAGGGCCTTGCCGTCCGCCCCGACCACCGCATGATCGGCCACACCGGCTTCCTGCTGACCGCCCGCCGGCTCGCCGACGGCGTCGAGCCCCCGCTGCGCCGCCGCCGCCCGGCCAAGGGCGCCTACGGCGAGGACTACACAGGACCGGGCAAGGACCAGGCAGCCGCCCC
- a CDS encoding site-2 protease family protein, with protein sequence MDESGKSQDPEESVRPQPPEPPEGGNGPKAPTPGKRKPGGGGILMGRPFGVPVYVAPSWFLVAALITWVFGGQLERVLPELGAARYLVSLFFAVAFYASVLVHELAHTVAALRFKLPVRRIQLQFFGGVSEIEKETETPGREFVLAFVGPLLSLALAGVFYAGMQLVEPGTVPGVLLAGLMISNLIVAIFNLLPGLPLDGGRMLRAVVWKITGKPMSGTIAAAWVGRALAVTVLIGLPLLTHTGVLGAARPEIGGADSLTDALLAAILAAIIWTGAGNSLRMARLRERLPDLTARTLTRRAVPVETDTPLSEALRRANDAGARALVVVDRQGTPTALVREAAIIGVPDHRRPWVAVGTLAQDLKDGMRVSAELAGEDLLEYLRATPATEYLVIEETGEIYGVLSTGDVERAFVSAMARKAA encoded by the coding sequence GTGGACGAGAGCGGGAAGTCGCAGGACCCCGAGGAGTCCGTGCGGCCCCAGCCGCCCGAGCCGCCCGAGGGCGGCAACGGGCCCAAGGCACCCACGCCGGGCAAGAGGAAGCCCGGCGGGGGCGGCATCCTGATGGGCCGTCCCTTCGGCGTGCCCGTCTACGTCGCGCCCAGCTGGTTCCTCGTCGCTGCCCTGATCACCTGGGTCTTCGGCGGCCAGCTGGAGCGCGTACTGCCCGAGCTCGGCGCCGCCCGCTATCTCGTCTCGCTGTTCTTCGCGGTCGCCTTCTACGCCTCGGTGCTCGTCCACGAGCTCGCCCACACCGTGGCCGCGCTCCGCTTCAAGCTCCCCGTACGGCGCATCCAGCTGCAGTTCTTCGGCGGCGTCTCGGAGATCGAGAAGGAGACCGAGACCCCCGGCAGGGAGTTCGTCCTCGCCTTCGTCGGTCCGCTGCTCTCCCTCGCCCTCGCCGGGGTCTTCTACGCCGGCATGCAGCTGGTCGAACCCGGCACCGTCCCCGGCGTCCTGCTCGCCGGCCTGATGATCTCCAACCTCATCGTCGCGATCTTCAACCTGCTGCCCGGGCTTCCCCTGGACGGCGGCCGGATGCTGCGCGCCGTCGTCTGGAAGATCACCGGCAAACCCATGAGCGGCACCATCGCCGCCGCCTGGGTCGGCCGCGCCCTCGCCGTCACCGTCCTCATCGGCCTGCCGCTGCTCACCCACACCGGCGTCCTCGGCGCCGCCCGCCCCGAGATCGGCGGCGCCGACTCGCTCACCGACGCCCTGCTCGCCGCGATCCTCGCCGCGATCATCTGGACCGGCGCCGGCAACAGCCTGCGCATGGCCCGCCTGCGCGAACGGCTCCCCGACCTCACCGCCCGCACCCTGACCCGGCGCGCCGTCCCCGTCGAGACCGACACCCCGCTCTCCGAGGCGCTGCGCCGCGCCAACGACGCCGGCGCCCGCGCCCTGGTCGTCGTCGACCGCCAGGGCACCCCCACCGCCCTCGTCCGCGAGGCCGCCATCATCGGCGTCCCCGACCACCGCCGCCCCTGGGTCGCCGTCGGCACCCTCGCCCAGGACCTCAAGGACGGTATGCGGGTCTCCGCCGAACTCGCCGGTGAGGACCTTCTGGAGTACCTGCGCGCCACCCCCGCCACCGAATACCTCGTCATCGAGGAGACCGGCGAGATCTACGGCGTCCTGTCCACCGGCGACGTCGAGCGGGCCTTCGTCTCCGCCATGGCCCGCAAGGCTGCTTGA
- a CDS encoding RecB family exonuclease: MGWSTEQAGAGTQGGEAGAGAEAAGVGGEAAGPGARGGEQPRPPVALSPSRASDFMQCPLLYRFRVIDRLPEKPSPAATRGTVVHAVLERLFDAPAAERTAVGARAMVPGEWEKLLAKRPELAELFADDVAGERLAQWLAEAETLVERWFSLEDPTRLEPAERELYVETVLDSGLQLRGFIDRVDVAPTGEVRIVDYKTGKAPRPQFAEGALFQMKFYALVMWRLRGVVPRRLQLVYLGSGDVVTYDPGEADLRAVERKLLALWEAIRLATETGDWRPRPTKLCGWCDHQAHCPEFGGTPPVYPLQIRPPEGGGVPQGRMGDI, encoded by the coding sequence ATGGGATGGAGCACGGAGCAGGCCGGGGCGGGCACACAGGGCGGGGAAGCCGGGGCGGGCGCGGAGGCTGCCGGGGTGGGCGGTGAGGCTGCCGGGCCGGGGGCGCGGGGCGGGGAGCAGCCGCGGCCGCCGGTGGCGCTGTCGCCGTCGCGGGCGAGCGATTTCATGCAGTGTCCGTTGCTCTACCGCTTCCGGGTGATCGACAGGCTGCCCGAGAAGCCGAGCCCGGCGGCGACCCGCGGCACGGTCGTGCATGCGGTGCTGGAGCGGCTCTTCGACGCGCCGGCGGCGGAGCGTACGGCCGTCGGGGCGCGGGCGATGGTGCCGGGCGAGTGGGAAAAGCTGCTGGCCAAGCGGCCGGAGCTGGCGGAGCTGTTCGCGGACGACGTGGCGGGTGAGCGGCTGGCGCAGTGGCTGGCCGAGGCCGAGACGCTGGTGGAGCGGTGGTTCTCGCTGGAGGACCCGACGCGGCTGGAGCCGGCGGAGCGTGAGCTCTATGTCGAGACGGTGCTGGATTCGGGGCTGCAGCTGCGGGGGTTCATCGACCGGGTGGATGTCGCGCCGACGGGTGAGGTGCGGATCGTCGACTACAAGACCGGCAAGGCGCCGCGGCCGCAGTTCGCCGAGGGTGCGCTGTTCCAGATGAAGTTCTATGCGCTGGTGATGTGGCGGCTGCGCGGTGTGGTGCCGCGACGGCTGCAGCTGGTCTATCTGGGCAGCGGCGATGTGGTGACGTACGACCCGGGTGAGGCCGATCTGCGGGCCGTGGAGCGGAAGTTGCTGGCGCTGTGGGAGGCGATCCGGCTGGCGACGGAGACCGGCGACTGGCGGCCGCGGCCGACGAAGCTGTGCGGCTGGTGCGACCATCAGGCGCACTGTCCGGAATTCGGCGGCACTCCCCCGGTGTATCCGCTGCAGATCCGCCCGCCGGAGGGCGGTGGGGTGCCGCAGGGCAGAATGGGGGACATCTAG